From Campylobacter sp. MIT 12-8780, the proteins below share one genomic window:
- the dnaE gene encoding DNA polymerase III subunit alpha, with product MSQFTHLHLHTEYSLLDGANKLKELAKTLKAQGATSVAMTDHGNMFGAIDFYQTMKKEGLKPIIGLEAYIHNGEELNDKSTRQRFHLCLYAKNEIGYQNLMYLSSQSYIKGLYYYPRINKKILKEHSEGLICSSACLQGEVNWHLNTQSEKNQKFGAKGYEAAKEVALWYKEVFKDDFYLELMRHGIGDQLFIDDQILRLAKELDIKVIATNDTHYTFKDRAAAHEALMCVNMGVKLNDPDRLRHSVHEFYVKSSEQMNELFADLPDAIANTQEIADKCNLELNLGNPTPPNFKFTREYAKEHGLSLPEPELEFSFKNDDVVFEHLCKIGLDQRLEFIDENKHEQYKERLAMEVEVIKNMKFSGYMLIVHDFIAVAKSKDIPVGPGRGSAAGSLVSYALKITDLDPLPYNLLFERFLNPERVSMPDIDVDFCQDRRDEVIDYVIDKYGFDKVAQVITFGKMLAKGVIRDVARVLDISIQDGDELAKLVPEELKITLEDAYAKEPKIKEFLDSHAKGKEWWEFALALEGLNRHAGVHAAGLVISNESLWKKTPLFRPSKNDEKHLVTQYSKDFLEDVDLIKFDFLGLKTLTVVDNAVKLIKQRFDKDIIWEKIDLNDKKTYETIQSGNTLGIFQIESGGMQALNSRLRPDCFEDLIAVLALYRPGPLESGMVDDYIDIKHGRKKAVYAFEDLKPILEDTYGVIVYQEQVMQIVQKIGGFSLGGADNVRRAMGKKKKEILDGLKAEYLEGAKKQGYDAQKADDLFELILKFAEYGFNKSHSAAYALIAFQTAYLKTYYPSEFMAALLTSEQNKVEKVAQYIEEMKRMNIKLLPPSINKAQGEFKAIELEDGSEAIVYGLGAIKSVGTPAVTNLMSARPKEGFKDIDEFMSKIDPTKVNKRTMESLIKVGAFDEYGFTRRCLIENLPHLCENSRKIAELKRNSASSLFGIDEVADNIKIDLKNISEYDLKEKLDFEKDILGIYVSAHPLDEFSEQIAEIEYYKSLDFENLKGNGQILCVGRIEDFKAMMSKNGKRYAKMQILDFYSSFDVVVFEKNVAELEEIFKDEKRRVKAYAFVINYRKDESESSFMVNEVLELEDAKKREIKAKVGFRNKYKEKEFTQAPKEFENMVLELDLSKLNKDIVYEIHELARKAHDPSNTEHKKLVLKVRYVGSCLLYNTGFVVSNQLEEQIKQKCV from the coding sequence ATGAGTCAATTTACCCACTTGCACTTACATACTGAATACTCTTTACTAGATGGAGCAAACAAACTTAAAGAACTTGCAAAAACGCTCAAAGCTCAAGGTGCGACAAGTGTAGCAATGACTGATCATGGCAATATGTTTGGAGCGATTGACTTTTACCAAACGATGAAAAAAGAGGGCTTAAAGCCTATCATCGGACTTGAAGCATATATACACAATGGCGAGGAGCTAAACGACAAGAGCACCAGACAACGTTTTCATCTTTGTTTATATGCTAAAAACGAAATAGGCTATCAAAATTTAATGTATTTAAGCTCTCAAAGCTACATCAAGGGCTTGTATTATTATCCACGCATTAACAAAAAAATTCTTAAAGAACATAGTGAGGGCTTGATTTGCTCTTCAGCTTGCTTGCAAGGTGAGGTAAATTGGCACCTAAACACCCAAAGTGAAAAAAATCAAAAATTTGGAGCCAAAGGCTATGAAGCTGCCAAGGAAGTGGCTTTGTGGTATAAAGAGGTTTTTAAAGATGATTTTTATCTTGAGCTTATGCGTCATGGTATAGGCGATCAGCTTTTTATCGATGATCAAATTTTAAGATTGGCTAAAGAACTTGACATTAAAGTTATCGCGACAAATGATACGCATTATACTTTTAAAGATAGAGCTGCGGCACATGAGGCTTTGATGTGCGTAAATATGGGTGTAAAGCTAAACGATCCAGATCGTTTAAGACACAGCGTGCATGAGTTTTATGTCAAATCAAGCGAACAAATGAATGAGCTTTTTGCAGACTTACCTGATGCTATTGCAAACACTCAAGAAATCGCTGATAAATGCAATCTTGAGCTCAATCTTGGCAATCCAACCCCGCCAAATTTTAAATTCACAAGAGAATACGCTAAAGAACACGGCTTAAGCTTACCAGAACCAGAGCTTGAGTTTAGTTTTAAAAATGATGATGTTGTTTTTGAACATTTATGTAAAATCGGACTTGATCAAAGGCTTGAATTTATCGATGAAAATAAGCACGAGCAGTATAAAGAGCGTTTAGCTATGGAAGTTGAAGTGATTAAAAATATGAAATTTTCTGGTTATATGCTTATAGTGCATGACTTTATCGCTGTGGCAAAAAGCAAAGATATACCAGTTGGACCTGGGCGAGGTTCTGCAGCTGGTAGCTTAGTATCTTATGCTTTAAAGATAACTGATCTTGATCCCTTACCTTACAATCTGCTTTTTGAACGTTTTTTAAATCCAGAACGCGTATCAATGCCTGATATCGATGTGGATTTTTGTCAAGATAGACGCGATGAAGTGATTGATTATGTGATCGATAAATACGGCTTTGATAAAGTCGCTCAAGTCATCACTTTTGGTAAAATGCTTGCAAAAGGCGTAATCCGTGATGTAGCTCGTGTGCTTGATATCAGCATACAAGATGGAGATGAGCTTGCTAAGCTTGTGCCTGAAGAGCTTAAGATCACGCTTGAAGATGCTTATGCCAAAGAGCCAAAGATCAAAGAATTTTTAGATAGCCACGCTAAAGGTAAAGAATGGTGGGAGTTTGCGCTTGCACTTGAAGGGCTAAATCGCCACGCTGGCGTGCATGCGGCTGGACTTGTGATCTCAAATGAAAGTTTATGGAAAAAAACACCTTTATTTCGCCCAAGTAAAAACGATGAAAAGCACCTTGTAACGCAGTATTCAAAGGACTTTTTAGAAGATGTTGATTTAATCAAATTTGACTTCTTAGGCTTAAAAACCCTAACCGTTGTTGATAATGCTGTAAAGCTTATTAAACAGCGATTTGATAAAGATATCATCTGGGAAAAGATAGATTTAAATGATAAAAAAACCTATGAAACTATACAAAGTGGAAACACACTTGGCATTTTTCAAATCGAATCAGGCGGTATGCAAGCTTTAAATTCAAGGCTAAGACCCGATTGCTTTGAGGATTTAATCGCTGTTTTGGCTTTGTATCGCCCAGGACCTTTAGAAAGTGGTATGGTTGATGATTATATTGATATAAAACATGGCAGAAAAAAAGCTGTGTATGCTTTTGAAGACTTAAAACCTATACTTGAAGATACTTATGGTGTTATAGTTTATCAAGAGCAAGTTATGCAAATCGTGCAAAAAATCGGTGGCTTTAGCTTAGGTGGTGCTGATAATGTGCGCCGTGCTATGGGTAAGAAAAAGAAAGAAATACTTGATGGCTTAAAGGCTGAGTATTTAGAAGGGGCAAAAAAACAAGGCTATGACGCACAAAAAGCTGATGATCTTTTTGAGCTTATCTTAAAATTCGCAGAATATGGCTTTAACAAATCTCATTCTGCTGCTTATGCGCTTATCGCCTTTCAAACAGCTTATCTTAAGACTTATTATCCAAGTGAATTTATGGCTGCATTACTTACTAGCGAGCAAAATAAGGTTGAAAAAGTCGCTCAATATATAGAAGAAATGAAAAGAATGAATATCAAGCTTTTACCACCTAGCATTAACAAAGCTCAGGGCGAGTTTAAAGCTATTGAGCTTGAAGATGGCAGTGAGGCTATAGTGTATGGGCTAGGAGCGATCAAATCAGTTGGCACGCCAGCAGTTACAAATTTAATGAGCGCGCGTCCAAAAGAAGGCTTTAAGGATATAGATGAGTTTATGAGTAAAATCGATCCAACTAAAGTTAATAAACGCACTATGGAAAGTCTTATAAAAGTCGGTGCTTTTGATGAATATGGCTTTACGCGTAGGTGTTTAATCGAAAATTTACCTCACTTGTGTGAAAACTCAAGAAAGATAGCTGAACTTAAGAGAAATTCAGCTTCATCGCTGTTTGGCATTGATGAAGTGGCTGATAATATCAAGATTGATTTAAAAAATATAAGCGAATACGATCTCAAAGAAAAGCTAGATTTTGAAAAAGATATCTTAGGCATTTATGTTTCAGCACACCCACTTGATGAATTTAGCGAGCAAATTGCTGAAATTGAGTATTATAAAAGTCTTGATTTTGAAAATCTTAAGGGTAATGGGCAAATTTTGTGCGTTGGACGCATAGAGGATTTTAAGGCGATGATGAGTAAAAACGGCAAACGATATGCCAAAATGCAAATTTTAGACTTTTACTCAAGTTTTGATGTGGTTGTTTTTGAAAAAAATGTAGCTGAACTTGAAGAAATTTTTAAAGATGAAAAAAGAAGAGTAAAAGCTTATGCTTTTGTCATTAATTACAGAAAAGATGAAAGTGAGTCAAGCTTTATGGTTAATGAAGTTTTAGAGCTTGAGGACGCAAAGAAAAGAGAAATAAAAGCTAAAGTTGGCTTTAGAAATAAATACAAAGAAAAAGAATTTACCCAAGCCCCAAAAGAGTTTGAAAATATGGTGCTAGAACTTGATCTAAGTAAGCTTAATAAGGACATAGTATATGAGATACACGAACTTGCAAGAAAAGCTCACGACCCAAGCAATACCGAGCATAAAAAACTTGTCTTAAAAGTAAGATATGTCGGCTCTTGCTTGCTTTATAACACAGGCTTTGTTGTTTCAAATCAACTTGAAGAACAAATCAAACAAAAATGTGTTTGA
- a CDS encoding RNA degradosome polyphosphate kinase, with product MHNNPKMFLNRELSWLRFNTRVLDQCSRDIPLLEKLKFIAIYCTNLDEFYMIRVAGLKQLFAAGVSLSGADEMTPLMQLKEIRKYLHKEKPLLEKYFMQIRNELEKENLFIKPYEELDCELKEKCDEFFFSNIFPVIVPIAVDATHPFPHLNNLSFSLAVKLCDALQPELIKFGMIRIPRLLPRFYAVSTNVYVPIESIVHRHAEEIFPGYKLLASAAFRVTRNADISIEEEEADDFMMILERGLKLRRKGAFVRLQIQKNADEQIVNFLNTHMKIFHKDVYEYEILLNLPSLWQIIGNKAFTHLLFPSYTPKVLPPFSENMSVFECIDKEDVLLFHPYESFDPVFRLIKEASTDPKVISIRMTLYRVEKNSNIVQALIDAANEGKQVTVMVELKARFDEENNLHWAKALEDAGAHVIYGIAGFKVHAKICQVIRQEGEKLKFYIHLSTGNYNASTARIYTDVSYFTSRAEIAKDSTTFFHILSGFSKNRRLETLAMSPNQIKEKVLEMIGVEIAKGKEGVIIAKMNSLVDSDIIKALYEASKAGVKIDLIIRGISCLRPKEEYSQNICVKSIIGKYLEHARIFYFKHSNPSYFISSADFMPRNLERRLELMTPIFDETLKAKLAELLRLQLSDNELAYELESSGEYIKKPHTEKSMNSQEVLEAYMSRIYKSITKHSDQSRASRLVSKLFKES from the coding sequence ATGCATAATAACCCAAAAATGTTTTTAAATAGAGAGCTTTCTTGGCTGAGATTTAACACTCGCGTTTTAGATCAGTGCTCTCGTGATATACCCTTGCTTGAAAAACTCAAATTTATAGCCATTTATTGCACGAATTTAGATGAGTTTTATATGATACGCGTAGCTGGGCTTAAGCAACTTTTTGCCGCTGGAGTAAGTTTAAGTGGGGCTGATGAGATGACGCCTTTAATGCAGCTTAAAGAAATCCGCAAATACCTTCACAAAGAAAAACCCCTGCTTGAAAAGTATTTTATGCAGATTAGAAACGAGCTTGAAAAAGAAAATTTATTTATCAAGCCTTATGAGGAGCTTGATTGCGAGCTTAAAGAAAAATGTGATGAGTTTTTTTTCTCAAATATCTTTCCAGTGATCGTGCCAATCGCTGTTGATGCGACGCACCCTTTTCCACACCTAAACAACCTTTCTTTTTCTTTGGCTGTAAAGCTTTGCGATGCCTTGCAACCTGAATTGATTAAATTTGGAATGATCCGCATACCAAGGCTTTTGCCGCGTTTTTATGCGGTAAGCACGAATGTTTATGTGCCTATAGAAAGTATAGTTCATCGCCACGCAGAAGAGATTTTTCCGGGCTATAAACTTTTAGCTTCAGCAGCTTTTAGGGTAACAAGAAATGCTGATATTAGCATAGAAGAAGAAGAAGCAGATGATTTTATGATGATACTTGAAAGAGGGCTGAAACTTCGTAGAAAAGGAGCTTTTGTTCGTCTTCAAATTCAAAAAAACGCTGATGAGCAAATCGTCAATTTCTTAAACACGCATATGAAAATTTTTCATAAAGATGTCTATGAATACGAGATACTTTTAAACCTTCCTTCTCTTTGGCAAATCATCGGCAACAAAGCTTTTACACATTTGCTTTTTCCTTCTTATACGCCAAAAGTTTTACCACCATTTAGTGAAAATATGTCTGTGTTTGAGTGCATAGACAAAGAAGATGTTTTGCTTTTTCATCCTTATGAGAGCTTTGATCCGGTGTTTCGGCTCATCAAAGAAGCAAGCACTGATCCTAAGGTGATCTCCATACGCATGACTTTATACAGAGTGGAGAAAAACTCAAATATAGTCCAAGCGCTTATTGACGCGGCAAATGAAGGCAAGCAAGTTACGGTTATGGTGGAGCTTAAGGCGAGATTTGATGAGGAGAATAATTTGCATTGGGCAAAAGCATTAGAGGACGCTGGAGCTCATGTGATTTATGGTATAGCTGGCTTTAAAGTGCATGCAAAAATTTGTCAAGTGATAAGACAAGAGGGTGAGAAGCTTAAGTTTTATATTCATCTAAGCACAGGTAATTATAATGCCAGCACAGCTCGAATTTACACTGATGTGAGCTATTTTACAAGTAGGGCAGAGATCGCTAAAGATAGCACAACCTTTTTTCACATACTTTCTGGCTTTTCAAAAAATCGTCGCTTAGAAACCTTAGCAATGAGCCCAAATCAAATCAAAGAAAAAGTGCTTGAAATGATAGGCGTTGAGATCGCCAAAGGCAAAGAGGGTGTGATCATCGCAAAGATGAATTCACTTGTGGATAGTGATATCATTAAAGCTTTGTATGAAGCTTCAAAAGCTGGAGTAAAAATCGATCTTATTATAAGAGGTATAAGTTGTCTTAGACCTAAGGAGGAATACAGCCAAAATATCTGTGTAAAAAGTATCATTGGTAAGTATTTAGAGCATGCAAGAATTTTTTATTTTAAGCATTCAAATCCGAGTTATTTTATCTCAAGCGCGGACTTTATGCCAAGAAATTTAGAGCGAAGATTAGAGTTGATGACACCTATATTTGATGAGACTTTAAAGGCTAAGTTAGCCGAGCTTTTAAGGCTTCAGCTTAGTGATAATGAGCTTGCGTATGAGCTTGAAAGTAGCGGAGAATATATCAAAAAGCCACATACTGAAAAAAGTATGAATTCCCAAGAAGTGTTAGAAGCATATATGAGTAGAATTTATAAAAGCATCACAAAACATAGCGATCAAAGTAGGGCAAGTAGGCTTGTATCTAAGCTTTTTAAAGAAAGTTGA
- a CDS encoding potassium channel family protein gives MKNGKTYGIIGLGKFGSVIANELINGGQSVIVADRDENSLKELQDKVSCAYILDSTNAVALKEAGFHNIDVVIVSIGENVEKSILTLMALKDIGVETVITKATSLIHGQILSKLGSSKVIYPEKESAIRLAKEFLLHTEFEVIDISANTVRAVKIIINDSLVGRSLQQIAQNMRLIGYKKKGSSDWELLPELLTTLVDAGDSVILLGTAKELEEFEH, from the coding sequence ATGAAAAATGGAAAAACTTATGGGATTATAGGACTTGGTAAATTTGGTTCAGTGATTGCAAATGAACTGATTAACGGCGGACAAAGCGTGATTGTTGCTGATCGAGATGAAAACAGCCTTAAAGAGTTGCAAGACAAGGTAAGTTGTGCGTATATACTTGATTCAACTAATGCTGTCGCTCTTAAAGAAGCTGGCTTTCACAATATCGATGTTGTCATCGTGAGTATAGGCGAAAATGTCGAAAAAAGCATACTCACTCTAATGGCGTTAAAAGACATTGGCGTTGAAACCGTGATCACAAAAGCCACTTCTTTGATACACGGACAAATTCTTTCAAAACTCGGCTCTTCAAAGGTGATTTATCCAGAAAAAGAAAGTGCCATAAGGCTTGCTAAGGAGTTTTTACTACATACTGAATTTGAGGTGATTGATATCTCAGCAAATACTGTCCGTGCTGTGAAAATCATCATCAATGATAGTCTAGTGGGACGCAGCTTGCAACAAATCGCTCAAAATATGCGCTTGATAGGATACAAAAAGAAAGGCTCAAGTGATTGGGAGCTTTTGCCAGAACTTCTTACCACCCTAGTTGATGCTGGAGATAGCGTCATTTTGCTCGGCACAGCAAAAGAATTAGAGGAATTTGAGCATTAA
- a CDS encoding TrkH family potassium uptake protein, protein MKQTHFDRKTVRFLFLGYIIIAFLGAFLLRIEGVAKGELGLIDALFTSVSAISMTGLIVKNTAVDFNLSGQIIILFLIQIGGLGYMGLGVFFYVLIRKKIGFHERNMLKESLLYPHMEGVVDFLRKILLFVFMVEFIGGILLFLRFALDMPINQALWFGFFHAISAFNNAGFSIFETGLAAYRGDFWINFVITSLVIIGGIGYFVLLELYLFQRKRLSGLSVHTKIVLISTLALILSATLAVFCFEYANAKSLGALSFFEKLLSSYFTAVNYRTAGFNTLDLSTFKDASLFFGSLFMIIGGGPGGTSGGIKVTTFAVLIIYTYWVIKNGRVRVFHYEIPDEVVKRAFVIAVGSATYIVTCVLLLSLLESDVRFIYLLFETSSAFATVGVSVGDGGTLSLSALFGDDAKLVIIVLMISGRIGVFAFLVAIFTKDKEKYIKYPEGKIYL, encoded by the coding sequence TTGAAACAAACGCATTTTGATAGAAAAACCGTGAGATTTTTATTTCTTGGTTATATTATCATTGCTTTTTTGGGTGCTTTTTTGTTGCGCATTGAAGGTGTGGCAAAAGGAGAGCTTGGCTTGATTGATGCTCTTTTTACTTCTGTTTCAGCTATTTCTATGACTGGACTTATTGTAAAAAATACTGCCGTTGATTTTAATTTGAGCGGACAAATTATCATTTTGTTTTTAATACAAATTGGTGGGCTTGGTTATATGGGGCTTGGAGTATTTTTTTATGTGCTAATCCGTAAAAAAATTGGCTTTCATGAAAGAAATATGCTTAAAGAATCCTTGCTTTATCCTCATATGGAAGGGGTTGTGGATTTTTTACGAAAAATTTTGCTTTTTGTTTTTATGGTAGAGTTTATCGGAGGAATTTTACTTTTTTTACGCTTTGCTCTTGATATGCCTATAAATCAGGCTCTTTGGTTTGGTTTTTTTCACGCAATTTCAGCATTTAATAATGCTGGTTTTTCTATCTTTGAAACAGGCTTAGCAGCGTATAGGGGTGATTTTTGGATCAATTTTGTCATCACTAGTCTTGTTATCATTGGTGGTATAGGGTATTTTGTGCTTTTGGAGTTGTATTTATTTCAAAGAAAACGTCTTTCAGGTTTGAGTGTGCATACTAAGATAGTGCTTATTAGCACGCTTGCACTGATTTTAAGTGCAACTTTGGCTGTGTTTTGTTTTGAGTATGCAAATGCCAAGAGTCTTGGCGCACTTTCTTTTTTTGAGAAGCTTTTAAGCTCTTATTTTACAGCGGTAAATTACCGAACTGCTGGTTTTAATACGCTTGATCTAAGCACTTTTAAAGATGCAAGTTTATTTTTTGGCTCTTTGTTTATGATTATTGGTGGGGGACCGGGTGGAACTTCAGGCGGTATAAAGGTAACAACTTTTGCGGTTTTGATTATTTATACTTATTGGGTGATTAAAAATGGACGTGTGCGGGTTTTTCATTATGAAATTCCAGATGAAGTGGTTAAAAGAGCTTTTGTTATCGCTGTTGGATCAGCTACTTATATAGTAACTTGCGTTTTACTCTTGAGTTTGCTTGAGAGTGATGTGCGTTTTATTTATCTGCTTTTTGAGACAAGTTCAGCTTTTGCAACCGTTGGAGTATCAGTTGGTGATGGTGGCACGCTTTCTTTAAGTGCGCTTTTTGGCGATGATGCAAAACTTGTTATTATAGTGTTGATGATAAGTGGAAGGATTGGCGTTTTTGCCTTTTTAGTGGCAATTTTTACAAAAGATAAGGAAAAATACATCAAATATCCAGAAGGGAAAATTTATCTATGA
- a CDS encoding MFS transporter — translation MRKKAVKNTLYASLGGILEFYDYILFVFFAKLFAEIFFPPNNAFWAEIGVWISFGAGYLARPFGAVVFAHFGDKKGRKDVFYITMLLMILPSFALAFLPSYESIGLVATIILFVIRILQGLAVGAEVSGAWVFVSEFVSQKYKSLALGFISATLTLGLLLAGLVSLLVNEIFTQEELKAWAWRLPFILGGFFGVLACFLRKKLSETPVFEKLRKDETLLSFPLLEALKTHKLAMLVCALMSVVLTSGVATLTIVPQHFNALLGFDTNQSLIYSNLAIVAIIFGSLIQGALASFFGNFKICVLFSLLFAVFGIGLGLYNERFLFYYLLACFMQGIISFAPIFMTSVFKPELRFSGLSFAYNISYALLAFVTPFVIRGIYEKYLGYYFVFVALCSLLCVLLVRHLNNAYLRRV, via the coding sequence TTGAGAAAAAAAGCGGTTAAAAACACCCTATATGCTTCTTTGGGTGGAATTTTAGAATTTTATGATTATATACTTTTTGTCTTTTTTGCTAAGCTTTTTGCAGAGATATTTTTTCCACCAAATAATGCTTTTTGGGCTGAGATTGGTGTATGGATAAGCTTTGGAGCAGGGTATTTAGCCCGTCCTTTTGGGGCTGTTGTTTTTGCCCATTTTGGTGATAAAAAGGGACGAAAAGATGTATTTTACATCACCATGCTTTTAATGATACTGCCAAGTTTTGCCCTTGCTTTTTTGCCAAGCTATGAAAGTATAGGACTTGTAGCAACTATAATTTTATTTGTGATACGCATTTTGCAAGGTTTGGCTGTAGGTGCTGAAGTAAGTGGGGCTTGGGTTTTTGTGAGCGAGTTTGTAAGTCAAAAGTATAAAAGCCTTGCACTTGGCTTTATCTCAGCAACTTTAACACTAGGCTTGCTTTTGGCTGGGCTTGTAAGCTTGCTTGTTAATGAAATTTTCACTCAAGAAGAGCTTAAGGCTTGGGCTTGGCGTTTGCCTTTTATTTTAGGTGGATTTTTTGGGGTTTTAGCTTGCTTTTTGAGAAAAAAACTCAGTGAAACGCCGGTATTTGAAAAACTTAGAAAAGATGAAACCTTGCTTAGCTTTCCACTTTTAGAGGCTTTAAAAACACACAAACTTGCCATGCTTGTGTGCGCTTTAATGAGCGTGGTTTTAACAAGCGGGGTAGCGACTTTAACCATAGTTCCCCAGCATTTTAACGCGCTTTTAGGTTTTGATACAAATCAAAGCTTGATTTACTCAAATTTAGCTATAGTTGCTATTATCTTTGGAAGTCTTATACAAGGAGCTTTGGCAAGTTTTTTTGGGAATTTTAAAATTTGTGTGCTGTTTAGTTTGCTTTTTGCTGTTTTTGGCATAGGGCTTGGCTTGTATAATGAACGCTTTTTATTTTACTATCTTTTGGCGTGTTTTATGCAAGGTATTATTTCTTTTGCACCTATTTTTATGACTAGTGTTTTTAAACCTGAACTTCGATTTAGCGGGCTTTCTTTTGCGTATAATATATCTTATGCGCTTTTAGCTTTTGTAACGCCTTTTGTCATTCGAGGAATTTATGAGAAGTATTTGGGGTATTATTTTGTTTTTGTGGCACTTTGTAGCTTGCTTTGCGTGCTTTTGGTAAGGCATTTAAATAATGCCTATTTAAGAAGAGTTTAA
- a CDS encoding cysteine ABC transporter substrate-binding protein — MKRIISSAILALFVAFLSACSNSSSKEDTNTTSANTQAASTLESIKNNGVVRIGVFGDKPPFGFVDEKGVNQGYDIVFAKRIAQELLGDENKVQFVLVEAANRVEFLKSDKVDIILANFTQTPERAEQVDFTLPYMKVALGVVVPQDLNVTSVDDLKDKTLILNKGTTADAFFTTNYPEIKSLKFDQNTETFAALLDGRGQALAHDNTLLFAWVKDKPNFKVAIQELGNKDVIAAAVKKGNDELKNFINDLIVKLADEQFFHKAYDATLKEAFTDDINPESVVIEGGKL, encoded by the coding sequence ATGAAAAGAATCATTTCTTCTGCCATTTTGGCATTGTTTGTAGCGTTTCTAAGCGCTTGCTCAAACTCATCTTCAAAAGAAGATACTAACACAACTTCTGCTAACACTCAAGCAGCTTCAACTCTTGAGAGTATCAAAAATAACGGCGTAGTGAGAATCGGCGTTTTTGGTGACAAACCTCCTTTTGGTTTTGTTGATGAAAAAGGGGTAAATCAAGGTTATGATATTGTCTTTGCAAAACGCATAGCACAAGAGCTTTTAGGCGATGAAAACAAGGTGCAATTTGTGCTTGTTGAAGCAGCAAATCGCGTTGAGTTTTTAAAGTCTGATAAAGTTGATATTATCTTGGCAAATTTTACTCAAACTCCAGAAAGAGCTGAACAAGTTGATTTTACTTTGCCTTATATGAAAGTGGCTTTAGGCGTAGTTGTGCCACAAGATTTGAATGTAACAAGTGTTGATGATCTTAAAGATAAAACTCTTATCTTAAACAAAGGCACTACAGCTGATGCATTTTTTACTACGAATTATCCAGAGATCAAAAGCTTGAAATTTGATCAAAACACCGAGACTTTTGCAGCTTTACTTGATGGACGCGGACAAGCCTTAGCTCATGATAATACGCTTTTATTTGCTTGGGTAAAAGATAAGCCAAATTTCAAAGTTGCTATCCAAGAACTCGGTAACAAAGATGTTATCGCTGCAGCTGTAAAAAAAGGCAATGATGAGCTTAAAAACTTTATCAATGATCTTATCGTAAAGCTTGCTGATGAGCAGTTTTTCCATAAAGCTTATGATGCAACTTTAAAAGAAGCTTTCACTGATGATATCAATCCAGAAAGCGTTGTTATCGAAGGCGGCAAGCTTTAA
- the truA gene encoding tRNA pseudouridine(38-40) synthase TruA, whose protein sequence is MKLKLILAYDGSKFQGSATQPHKNSVQDHLSSALAHLGIFNQVLFASRTDKGVHALRNVASVECGEHFSDLEYLKKQINKFARPHLDIKAIYKVPQSFQPRFDAKKRAYRYVFNHACFSPFLSPYCTFYPKIDLKKANLALSLFLGKHDFVYFQKQSDKNTIKTMFQAKAYAFRHYTIFYFQADGFLRAQIRLSVAAVLRVLEGKITLKQLQDQIEAKSISSRVLAPANGLYLSSISY, encoded by the coding sequence GTGAAGCTTAAACTTATCTTAGCTTATGATGGCTCTAAATTTCAAGGCTCAGCAACCCAGCCTCACAAAAATAGCGTGCAAGATCATTTAAGCTCTGCTTTAGCTCATCTTGGCATTTTTAATCAAGTTTTATTTGCTTCTCGCACTGATAAGGGCGTGCATGCCTTAAGAAATGTCGCAAGCGTAGAATGTGGCGAGCATTTTAGTGATCTTGAGTATCTTAAAAAACAAATCAACAAATTCGCTCGCCCGCATTTAGATATAAAAGCCATCTATAAAGTGCCTCAAAGCTTTCAGCCAAGATTTGATGCCAAAAAAAGAGCGTATCGTTATGTGTTTAATCATGCTTGTTTTAGCCCATTTTTAAGCCCATATTGCACTTTTTATCCAAAGATAGATTTAAAAAAGGCTAATCTTGCTTTGAGCTTATTTCTTGGCAAACACGACTTTGTGTATTTTCAAAAGCAAAGCGATAAAAATACCATTAAAACAATGTTTCAGGCAAAAGCTTACGCATTTAGGCATTATACGATCTTTTATTTTCAAGCTGATGGCTTTTTAAGGGCTCAAATTCGCCTTAGCGTTGCTGCTGTGCTAAGGGTGCTTGAAGGCAAGATAACGCTAAAGCAATTGCAAGATCAAATTGAGGCTAAAAGTATATCAAGCCGAGTTTTAGCCCCAGCAAATGGGCTATATTTAAGTTCCATAAGCTATTAA